The following proteins are encoded in a genomic region of Coriobacteriia bacterium:
- the uvrB gene encoding excinuclease ABC subunit UvrB, with protein MAQRLVVHSEFEPAGDQPKAIEELVQGVESGLREQTLLGVTGSGKTYTIAKMLERLQRPMLMMAPNKTLAAQLASELKDFLPDNAVVYFVSYYDYYQPEAYVPTTDTYIEKDASINEEVEKLRHAATAALLSRRDVVVVASVSCIYGIGSPEDYAGTAVFLTVGEERDRDTVLRELVDIQYDRNDYELSRGTFRVRGDVLDVFPPYADHPVRVAFFGDEIESIREVDQVTGESLASFDALPIWPASHYVTVPEKLQAALGTIREELRGRLAELRAAGKLLEAQRLEMRTTYDLEMLEQMGFCSGIENYSRHLDGRSPGEPPNCLIDYFPKDFLTVIDESHVTVPQIRGMYEGDRNRKLTLVEHGFRLPSALDNRPLRYDEFMERVGQIVYVSATPGDMELRASGRVVEQIIRPTGLVDPSISVRSTRGQVDDLVHEVRERAERDERVLVTTLTKRMAEDLTSYLFEQGLRVRYLHADVATLERVEILRDLRAGVFDCLVGINLLREGLDLPEVSLVAILDADKSGFLRNARSLIQTMGRAARNVSGQVIMYADEVTESMRAAIDETQRRRALQAAFNEEHGIEPQTIRKAIHDIAQYVRETEAGVEVSEEVASELARLPRDEFARILSTMEEEMHGAAEALDFESAARLRDQIVKLKVEVESTPEGEVLARLKKGERRGSAHGVRRRKR; from the coding sequence GTGGCACAGCGTCTCGTGGTGCATTCGGAGTTCGAGCCGGCGGGTGACCAGCCGAAGGCGATCGAAGAGCTCGTGCAGGGCGTCGAGTCCGGGCTTCGCGAGCAGACGCTGCTCGGCGTCACTGGGTCGGGCAAGACGTACACCATCGCGAAGATGCTCGAGCGTCTCCAGCGGCCGATGCTGATGATGGCCCCCAACAAGACCCTCGCCGCACAGCTCGCCTCCGAGCTCAAGGACTTCCTGCCCGACAACGCGGTCGTCTACTTCGTCTCGTACTACGACTACTACCAGCCCGAGGCATATGTGCCGACGACCGACACGTACATCGAGAAGGACGCCTCGATCAACGAGGAGGTCGAGAAGCTCCGCCACGCGGCGACCGCCGCTCTGCTCTCGCGCCGGGACGTCGTAGTCGTGGCGAGTGTGAGCTGCATCTACGGCATCGGCTCACCCGAGGACTACGCGGGCACGGCCGTCTTTCTGACGGTCGGGGAGGAGCGCGACCGGGACACGGTCCTGCGCGAGCTCGTCGACATCCAGTACGACCGCAACGACTACGAGCTCTCGCGGGGGACGTTCCGCGTGCGAGGCGACGTCCTCGACGTCTTCCCGCCCTACGCCGACCATCCGGTCCGCGTCGCGTTCTTCGGAGACGAGATCGAGTCGATCCGGGAGGTCGACCAGGTCACGGGGGAGTCTCTCGCGTCCTTCGATGCTCTGCCCATCTGGCCGGCGAGCCACTACGTGACGGTCCCGGAGAAGCTGCAGGCCGCCCTCGGCACCATACGCGAGGAACTGCGCGGGCGGCTCGCCGAGCTCAGGGCGGCGGGGAAGCTGCTCGAGGCGCAGCGCCTCGAGATGCGCACCACGTACGACCTGGAGATGCTCGAGCAGATGGGGTTCTGCTCCGGGATCGAGAACTACTCGCGGCACCTCGACGGGCGTTCACCCGGCGAGCCGCCGAACTGTCTGATCGACTACTTCCCGAAGGACTTCCTGACCGTCATCGACGAGTCGCACGTGACCGTGCCGCAGATCCGCGGCATGTACGAGGGAGACCGCAACCGGAAACTCACACTTGTAGAGCACGGGTTCCGTCTCCCGTCGGCGCTCGACAACCGCCCGCTGCGTTACGACGAGTTCATGGAGCGGGTGGGTCAGATCGTCTACGTCTCCGCGACGCCGGGCGACATGGAGTTGCGCGCGAGCGGGAGAGTCGTCGAGCAGATCATCCGCCCGACGGGCCTCGTCGACCCCTCCATCTCGGTCCGGTCGACTCGCGGGCAGGTCGACGACCTCGTCCACGAGGTGCGCGAACGCGCGGAGCGCGACGAGCGCGTGCTCGTGACGACGCTCACGAAACGCATGGCCGAGGACCTCACGAGCTACCTCTTCGAGCAGGGGCTGCGAGTGCGCTACCTGCATGCGGACGTCGCGACGCTCGAGCGGGTCGAGATCCTGCGCGATCTGCGCGCCGGCGTCTTCGACTGCCTCGTCGGGATCAACCTGCTTCGCGAGGGACTCGACCTCCCAGAGGTGAGCCTCGTCGCCATCCTAGACGCCGACAAGTCGGGGTTCCTGCGCAACGCGAGGAGCCTCATCCAGACGATGGGCAGGGCGGCGCGCAACGTGTCCGGGCAGGTCATCATGTACGCCGACGAGGTCACGGAGTCGATGCGGGCGGCGATCGACGAGACGCAGCGCCGGCGCGCACTCCAGGCGGCGTTCAACGAGGAGCACGGCATCGAGCCGCAGACGATCCGCAAGGCGATCCACGACATCGCACAGTACGTGCGCGAGACGGAGGCCGGCGTCGAGGTGAGCGAGGAGGTCGCATCCGAACTCGCGCGGTTGCCTCGTGACGAGTTCGCGCGCATCCTCTCGACGATGGAGGAGGAGATGCACGGCGCGGCCGAGGCGCTCGACTTCGAGTCCGCGGCGCGCCTGAGGGACCAGATCGTGAAGCTCAAGGTCGAGGTCGAGTCGACACCCGAGGGGGAGGTCCTCGCGCGGCTTAAGAAGGGCGAGCGCCGCGGTTCGGCGCATGGAGTGCGCAGGAGGAAGCGGTGA
- a CDS encoding lytic transglycosylase domain-containing protein yields the protein MSRDERVFTTVRVVVVAVVAVLATLAYLFARGPAVWQRLYHPLSYERVIEGAALRHKVNPFLVCAVVNAESGFDADEVSKAGAIGLMQVMPETARELRQRGLVAETVVAGKELSDPEVNVEYGVAYLRYLIGRYHEVEVALAAYNAGLRNADVWAGAGGDIREAIDFPETRHFVLRVMRARERYEDLYPDAFPTWRGNVR from the coding sequence GTGTCGCGTGACGAGCGCGTCTTCACCACCGTGCGCGTCGTCGTCGTCGCCGTGGTCGCCGTGCTCGCGACCTTGGCCTACCTGTTCGCGCGAGGGCCCGCGGTCTGGCAGCGCCTCTACCACCCACTCTCCTACGAGCGCGTGATCGAGGGCGCCGCGCTGCGCCACAAGGTGAACCCTTTTCTCGTCTGCGCCGTGGTGAACGCGGAGTCCGGCTTCGACGCCGATGAGGTGTCGAAGGCGGGTGCGATCGGGCTCATGCAGGTCATGCCGGAGACCGCCCGCGAGTTGCGCCAGCGAGGTCTCGTCGCCGAGACGGTCGTCGCCGGCAAGGAGCTGTCGGACCCGGAGGTGAACGTCGAGTACGGTGTGGCGTACCTGCGCTACCTCATCGGCCGCTATCACGAGGTGGAGGTCGCTCTCGCCGCGTACAACGCGGGGCTGCGCAACGCCGACGTGTGGGCCGGCGCCGGCGGTGACATCCGGGAGGCGATCGACTTCCCCGAGACGCGTCACTTCGTGCTGCGCGTGATGCGGGCACGCGAGCGCTACGAGGATCTCTACCCCGATGCTTTCCCGACCTGGCGTGGGAACGTGCGATGA
- the coaE gene encoding dephospho-CoA kinase (Dephospho-CoA kinase (CoaE) performs the final step in coenzyme A biosynthesis.), whose translation MLVVGLTGGLGAGKTLAGSFFAERGAVVLDADEVARALLEPDAVGYPAVVGTFGAGILDPGGRIDRARLASLAFASGGDARRLDAILHPLVADTLRSRLDDLAASPSPPSVVVVEVPLLVESPEVRSLCGLIVSLDAPEGVRMARARARGMDADDAARRCGLQASDSERAAIADAVVDNSGSAEALRAALERFWDREVAPRVA comes from the coding sequence GTGCTCGTGGTCGGTCTGACGGGCGGTCTGGGCGCCGGCAAGACGCTGGCAGGTTCGTTCTTCGCCGAGCGCGGTGCCGTGGTGCTCGACGCGGACGAGGTGGCCAGGGCTCTGCTGGAGCCGGACGCGGTCGGATACCCGGCGGTCGTCGGGACGTTCGGCGCCGGTATCCTCGACCCCGGGGGTCGCATCGACCGCGCGAGGCTCGCGTCTCTCGCCTTCGCGTCGGGTGGCGACGCGCGACGGCTCGACGCGATCCTGCATCCTCTGGTAGCCGACACCCTGCGGTCCCGGCTCGACGACCTGGCCGCTTCGCCGTCCCCGCCGTCGGTCGTCGTTGTCGAGGTGCCGCTGCTCGTGGAGTCGCCCGAGGTCCGCTCCTTGTGCGGGCTCATCGTCAGCCTCGACGCGCCCGAAGGCGTGCGCATGGCCCGTGCCCGGGCGCGAGGCATGGACGCCGACGACGCGGCGAGGCGATGCGGACTGCAGGCGAGCGACAGCGAACGAGCGGCCATCGCCGATGCCGTCGTCGACAACTCCGGTTCCGCGGAGGCGCTTCGGGCGGCCCTCGAGCGGTTCTGGGATCGCGAGGTGGCGCCGCGTGTCGCGTGA
- the rpsA gene encoding 30S ribosomal protein S1: MAPFSDESVIDEREYSDEEMHALIDGTMTDFDEGDLVEGVVVQVERDEVLLDIGFKSEGVIPARELSIRKDVDPSEIVSLGDRIEALVLQKEDKDGRLILSKKRAEYERAWVNIEEKFTAAEDVFGEVIEIVKGGLILDIGLRGFLPASLVDLRRVKDLTVFMGEQLECRVIEMDRNRNNVVLSRRVVLEEGRKHERQEILTKLHKGQILPGAVSSIVDFGAFVDLGGIDGLVHISELSWNHVNHPSEVVAVGDKVNVQVLDVDLDRERISLGLKQTQDDPWKQLVKKFPIGAIVTGAVTKLVPFGAFVEIGDGVEGLVHISEMAKGHVETPEDVTRVGEEVMVKVMDVDLDRRRISLSIRAATEVVSGGVEDAEGEEVSEASAEDVAEAPEEAPVEEAVVEEAPVEEAVVEEAPVEEVAPEEAAAEEPEAEEAVEISEETPAEDVAEESEEAPVEEAVVEEAVPEEAPVEEAVPEEAAAEEPEAEEAVEVSEEEPAAE, translated from the coding sequence ATGGCACCATTCAGTGATGAGAGCGTGATCGACGAGCGCGAGTACTCCGACGAGGAGATGCATGCGCTCATCGACGGGACGATGACCGATTTCGACGAGGGCGACCTCGTCGAGGGCGTCGTGGTCCAGGTGGAGCGGGACGAGGTCCTGCTCGACATAGGCTTCAAGTCCGAGGGCGTCATCCCGGCGCGAGAGCTCTCCATCCGCAAGGACGTCGATCCCTCCGAGATCGTGTCGCTCGGCGACCGCATCGAGGCTCTCGTCCTCCAGAAGGAGGACAAGGACGGCCGGCTCATCCTCTCCAAGAAGCGCGCGGAGTACGAGCGCGCCTGGGTCAACATCGAGGAGAAGTTCACCGCCGCCGAGGATGTGTTCGGAGAGGTCATCGAGATCGTCAAGGGCGGTCTCATACTCGACATCGGTCTTCGCGGCTTCCTGCCCGCGTCCCTGGTCGACCTTCGCCGGGTGAAGGACCTGACCGTCTTCATGGGCGAGCAGCTCGAGTGCCGCGTCATCGAGATGGACCGCAACCGCAACAACGTCGTCCTGTCGCGCCGCGTCGTCCTCGAAGAGGGACGCAAGCACGAGCGTCAGGAGATCCTCACCAAGCTCCACAAGGGCCAGATCCTGCCGGGCGCGGTCTCGAGCATCGTCGACTTCGGTGCATTCGTCGACCTCGGCGGCATCGACGGTCTCGTGCACATCTCGGAGCTGTCCTGGAACCACGTGAACCACCCGTCCGAGGTCGTCGCGGTCGGCGACAAGGTCAACGTGCAGGTCCTCGACGTCGACCTCGACCGCGAGCGCATCTCGCTCGGCCTCAAGCAGACGCAGGACGATCCGTGGAAGCAGCTCGTCAAGAAGTTCCCGATCGGCGCCATCGTCACGGGTGCGGTCACGAAGCTCGTGCCGTTCGGCGCGTTCGTTGAGATCGGTGACGGCGTCGAAGGCCTCGTCCACATCTCCGAGATGGCGAAGGGCCACGTGGAGACTCCCGAGGACGTCACGCGGGTCGGCGAGGAAGTGATGGTCAAGGTCATGGATGTCGACCTCGATCGCCGTCGCATCTCGTTGTCTATCCGCGCGGCGACAGAAGTTGTCTCCGGCGGCGTCGAGGATGCTGAGGGTGAAGAGGTCTCCGAGGCCTCGGCCGAGGACGTCGCCGAGGCGCCCGAAGAGGCTCCGGTCGAAGAGGCCGTGGTCGAAGAGGCTCCGGTCGAAGAGGCCGTGGTCGAAGAGGCCCCGGTCGAAGAGGTCGCGCCGGAAGAGGCAGCCGCCGAGGAGCCCGAGGCCGAGGAGGCCGTCGAGATATCGGAGGAGACGCCCGCGGAGGATGTCGCCGAGGAGTCCGAAGAGGCTCCGGTCGAAGAGGCCGTGGTCGAAGAGGCCGTGCCCGAAGAGGCTCCGGTCGAAGAGGCCGTGCCGGAAGAGGCAGCCGCCGAGGAGCCCGAGGCCGAGGAGGCCGTCGAGGTATCAGAGGAAGAGCCCGCGGCCGAGTAG
- the polA gene encoding DNA polymerase I, whose product MAKRVLAVIDGNSLVHRAYHALPPTMTAPDGRPTNAVFGFVSMLVRLISELRPDGLVVAFDKGRPAFRTDALARYKIHRPPTPDDLRAQFPMVKRLLESLHVPVVEVDGWEGDDILGTLAERGAAAGLRVLLVTGDRDAFQLVGDDVVVVTSKQGLGDLVVYDADAVFDRYGVTPAQVRDFLGLKGDTSDNIPGVPGVGEKTAAKLIAEHGTLDAVLENAASIKGKLGENLREYADSARVSREVATIRCDVPIDLDPASVEWGTFDLAEAVAAFEELRFTSLVPRLRELVGSAPQHAAPMVETVRVSAAWPVVGEAEAKAALESCLDGPPRWVGAVCDDGAGESLFGDRLELVLAIPAGEAGVVGRFSGTAAAGAAESLFARGLVASPDLKILLHVLRDGVTDPLGSLEPARTLDCGVAAYLLESERSGYDVEGLCDAYLGAEVSCEQGTSAGRAHGAALLASALLERLEEDGSLACLSDIELPLVPVLVRMEDVGVGIDVAALRALGEETSGEIASIAAEIRSLAGVDDLNVDSPKQLGEVIFGKLGLPPGKRTKTGYSTDSSVLSALAPAYPIAERILAYRELTKLTSTYIDALPRLLGEDGRLHTTFNQTVAATGRLSSSNPNLQNIPIRSELGLRIRAAFVPAEPGDLMVTADYSQIELRILAHLSRDEGLIEAFTSGRDFHSVTASRVFGVTPENVTPEQRRRAKAVNFGIVYGQTAHGLGGSLGIGYGEAQAMIDRYFAAYPGVRTYLDATVAAAHRDGWAVTLYGRKRRIPTLLASDHNLRAFGERTAMNHPMQGTAADIMKLAMIEADRRLRAEDLRARMVLQVHDELVFEAPVSELEAVKALAAESMTRAAALSVPIEVNVGAGPDWASAK is encoded by the coding sequence GTGGCCAAGCGCGTGCTCGCGGTCATCGACGGCAACAGCCTCGTGCACCGCGCGTACCATGCCCTGCCGCCGACGATGACCGCACCGGACGGACGGCCGACCAACGCGGTGTTCGGGTTCGTCTCCATGCTGGTGAGGCTCATCTCGGAGTTGCGTCCTGACGGGCTCGTCGTCGCCTTCGACAAGGGCCGTCCGGCCTTCCGCACCGATGCGCTCGCGCGGTACAAGATCCACAGACCTCCGACGCCCGACGATCTCAGGGCGCAGTTCCCGATGGTCAAGCGCCTCCTGGAGTCGCTTCATGTGCCCGTGGTCGAGGTCGACGGCTGGGAAGGCGACGACATCCTCGGCACGCTCGCCGAGCGCGGTGCGGCCGCCGGTCTTCGCGTGCTGCTCGTGACGGGCGATCGGGACGCGTTCCAGCTCGTCGGTGACGACGTGGTCGTCGTGACCTCGAAGCAGGGTCTCGGTGATCTCGTCGTCTACGACGCGGACGCCGTCTTCGACCGCTACGGTGTCACCCCGGCGCAGGTGAGGGACTTCCTCGGCCTGAAAGGGGACACCTCCGACAACATCCCCGGAGTGCCCGGGGTCGGGGAGAAGACCGCGGCGAAGCTCATCGCCGAACACGGGACGCTCGACGCGGTCCTCGAGAACGCCGCTTCGATCAAGGGCAAGCTCGGCGAGAACCTGCGGGAGTATGCGGACAGCGCGCGCGTGAGCAGGGAGGTCGCCACGATCAGGTGCGACGTGCCGATCGATCTAGACCCGGCGTCCGTGGAGTGGGGCACGTTCGATCTCGCGGAAGCCGTCGCCGCCTTCGAGGAGTTGCGCTTCACGTCGCTCGTGCCTCGCCTGCGGGAGCTGGTCGGGTCTGCGCCACAGCATGCGGCTCCGATGGTCGAGACCGTGCGCGTGTCGGCGGCGTGGCCGGTCGTGGGCGAGGCCGAAGCGAAAGCCGCGCTGGAGTCCTGCCTCGACGGTCCACCTCGTTGGGTCGGCGCGGTGTGCGACGACGGAGCGGGGGAGTCGCTCTTCGGCGACCGGCTCGAACTCGTGCTGGCGATACCGGCCGGCGAAGCGGGCGTCGTGGGGAGGTTCTCGGGTACCGCTGCCGCGGGTGCCGCCGAGTCTCTCTTCGCGCGCGGACTCGTCGCGTCACCGGACCTCAAGATCCTGCTGCACGTGCTGAGGGACGGTGTGACGGACCCCCTGGGCTCGCTGGAGCCCGCGAGGACGCTCGACTGCGGCGTCGCGGCGTACCTCCTGGAATCCGAGCGCTCGGGATACGACGTCGAAGGTCTGTGCGACGCCTATCTCGGTGCGGAGGTCTCGTGCGAGCAGGGGACCTCCGCCGGGCGGGCGCACGGCGCCGCGCTGCTCGCGTCCGCGCTGCTCGAGAGGCTCGAGGAAGACGGTTCGCTCGCGTGTCTGAGCGACATAGAGCTGCCCCTCGTGCCCGTTCTCGTACGAATGGAGGACGTCGGCGTCGGCATCGACGTGGCGGCCCTGCGCGCCCTCGGTGAGGAGACGTCCGGCGAGATCGCCTCCATCGCTGCCGAGATCCGTTCCCTCGCCGGAGTGGACGACTTGAACGTCGACTCTCCGAAGCAGCTCGGAGAAGTCATCTTCGGCAAACTAGGTCTGCCGCCGGGGAAGCGGACGAAGACCGGATACTCCACGGACTCGTCGGTCCTTTCAGCACTCGCGCCCGCGTATCCCATAGCCGAGCGGATCCTCGCGTACCGCGAGCTCACGAAGCTCACGTCGACGTACATCGACGCCCTTCCTCGGTTGCTGGGTGAGGACGGCCGGCTCCATACGACGTTCAACCAGACGGTCGCGGCGACGGGCCGGCTCTCGTCGTCGAACCCGAACCTGCAGAACATCCCGATACGCTCCGAGCTCGGGCTTCGTATCCGCGCCGCGTTCGTGCCCGCCGAGCCGGGCGACCTGATGGTCACGGCGGACTATTCACAGATCGAGCTGAGGATACTCGCGCACCTCTCGCGTGACGAAGGCCTCATCGAGGCGTTCACCTCCGGACGCGACTTCCACTCGGTGACCGCTTCGCGTGTCTTCGGGGTCACGCCTGAGAACGTGACTCCCGAGCAGCGCCGGAGGGCGAAGGCCGTCAACTTCGGCATCGTCTATGGACAGACCGCGCATGGGCTCGGCGGATCGCTCGGTATCGGGTACGGCGAGGCCCAGGCGATGATCGACCGGTACTTCGCCGCGTATCCCGGTGTCCGGACGTACCTCGACGCCACGGTCGCGGCGGCGCATCGCGACGGCTGGGCGGTGACTCTCTACGGTCGCAAGCGCCGGATCCCGACGTTGCTCGCGAGCGATCACAACCTGCGCGCCTTCGGAGAACGCACGGCGATGAACCATCCGATGCAGGGGACGGCAGCGGACATCATGAAGCTGGCGATGATAGAGGCGGACCGCCGGCTGCGCGCGGAGGACCTGCGCGCAAGGATGGTGCTGCAGGTCCACGACGAACTGGTCTTCGAGGCGCCGGTCTCCGAACTCGAGGCCGTGAAGGCCCTTGCGGCCGAGTCGATGACGCGCGCGGCGGCGCTCTCCGTGCCTATCGAGGTGAACGTCGGGGCGGGGCCGGACTGGGCGAGCGCCAAGTAG
- a CDS encoding methyltransferase domain-containing protein, which produces MGLFAWAAPLFGRWADRWSDEDAAVIAGWLSGAVGAHGAVLDIGGGTGALAVRLADILGARVTVLDPTPEMLAYVPEHHRVAAVVGVAERMPFESGTFDAAIVSDAFHHFRDQGGAVREMARVVRRGGTAVVLDLDPRPFAMRLIVLGERLVGEPGAFRTPEDMCAFMAAHGIHGDCERTKGASYRFLGTVE; this is translated from the coding sequence GTGGGTCTGTTCGCCTGGGCCGCTCCGCTGTTCGGCCGCTGGGCCGACCGATGGTCCGACGAGGACGCGGCGGTCATCGCCGGTTGGCTGAGCGGAGCCGTCGGGGCTCACGGGGCCGTCCTCGACATCGGGGGCGGGACGGGCGCTCTCGCCGTCCGGCTCGCGGACATCCTGGGTGCACGCGTCACCGTCCTCGACCCGACCCCCGAGATGCTCGCCTACGTTCCGGAACATCACCGTGTCGCCGCGGTCGTCGGTGTCGCGGAGCGCATGCCCTTCGAGAGCGGGACGTTCGACGCGGCGATCGTCTCCGATGCGTTCCACCACTTCCGCGATCAAGGCGGTGCGGTGCGAGAGATGGCCAGAGTCGTCCGGCGCGGCGGCACGGCCGTCGTGCTCGACCTCGATCCGCGTCCTTTCGCCATGCGGCTCATCGTCTTGGGAGAGCGGCTCGTCGGCGAGCCCGGCGCGTTCCGCACCCCCGAGGACATGTGCGCCTTCATGGCGGCTCACGGTATCCACGGCGACTGCGAGCGTACGAAGGGCGCGTCTTACCGCTTCCTCGGCACCGTAGAGTAG
- a CDS encoding response regulator transcription factor — protein MKTALIAADDPHTAAWASAALEDLDIRIIRVPAAELVARLSAGEVDVVVLDGGRNPEPLMQTIEHAAAEGLEVRLLLLLEQEALPGLRLPVRLPCDFMVRGGSSQELRARVRAILWPGEEATTQELVRIDHLTLNLATYQASVGNVPVDFTYLEYALFSFLVTHPDRAYSREVLLRRVWGSDYYGGSRTVDVHVRRVRSKIGPELAARLETVRNVGYLWRG, from the coding sequence ATGAAGACAGCACTGATAGCGGCCGACGATCCGCACACCGCTGCGTGGGCGTCCGCCGCCCTCGAGGACCTCGACATCCGGATCATCCGGGTCCCGGCCGCGGAGCTCGTCGCGCGCTTGAGTGCCGGTGAGGTCGACGTCGTCGTCCTCGACGGAGGGCGGAACCCGGAGCCTCTCATGCAGACGATCGAGCATGCTGCGGCCGAGGGGCTCGAGGTCAGGCTCCTCCTGCTGCTCGAGCAGGAGGCGTTGCCCGGGTTGCGTCTGCCCGTGCGTCTACCGTGCGACTTCATGGTGCGAGGAGGGTCGTCTCAGGAGTTGAGGGCGCGCGTGCGGGCGATCCTGTGGCCCGGCGAGGAAGCGACGACGCAGGAACTCGTGCGCATCGACCACCTCACGCTCAACCTGGCGACTTACCAGGCGAGCGTGGGCAACGTGCCGGTGGACTTCACATATCTCGAGTACGCGCTCTTCTCCTTCCTCGTGACGCATCCGGACCGCGCCTACAGCAGGGAGGTGCTCCTGCGCCGTGTGTGGGGGTCCGACTACTATGGCGGTTCGCGGACGGTCGACGTCCACGTGCGGCGGGTGCGGTCGAAGATAGGGCCGGAACTGGCGGCTCGCCTCGAGACCGTCCGCAACGTCGGCTACCTCTGGCGGGGCTGA
- a CDS encoding glutamine synthetase family protein: MGKFDKEYVLKTVQERDIHFIRFWFTDVLGFLKSFAVTDAELENAFEEGMGFDGSSIDGFTRIQESDMVAYPNPESFQVLPWRPGESGVARMFCDVVKPDGTPFEGDPRHALRRVLKKASDMGYTMYVGPELEFFYFADSESTEVLDHGGYFDLTPLDVASDLRRETVLTLEKMGIPVEYSHHEVAPSQHEIDLRYCDALSMADNVMTYRLVVKEIAYQNDVYATFMPKPIQGVNGSGMHVHQSLFDKNGNAFFDPKDPEGFNLSKVAKHYIAGLLKYAPEFCAVTNQWVNSYKRLVPGYEAPVYVSWARRNRSAMVRVPMYKPGKENATRIELRSPDPSCNPYLAFAVMLGAGLKGIEEQLPLMPEASNNIFHMSEQELADAGIGTLPKDLGEAIMLFEGSELMKEVLGEHIHAFFVENKKAEWAEYVSMVSPWETDKYLSVL, encoded by the coding sequence ATGGGCAAGTTCGACAAGGAGTACGTGCTCAAGACGGTGCAGGAGCGCGACATCCACTTCATCCGCTTCTGGTTCACGGACGTGCTGGGATTCCTTAAGTCCTTCGCGGTGACCGATGCCGAGCTCGAGAACGCGTTCGAGGAGGGCATGGGTTTCGACGGCTCCTCGATCGACGGGTTCACCCGCATCCAGGAGTCGGACATGGTCGCCTATCCGAATCCGGAGAGCTTCCAGGTGCTGCCGTGGCGTCCCGGCGAGTCGGGTGTGGCCCGGATGTTCTGCGACGTGGTCAAGCCCGACGGCACGCCCTTCGAGGGCGATCCGCGCCACGCTCTTCGTCGCGTCCTCAAGAAGGCGTCGGACATGGGCTACACGATGTACGTCGGCCCCGAGCTCGAGTTCTTCTACTTCGCGGACTCCGAGTCCACCGAGGTCCTCGACCACGGCGGCTACTTCGATCTCACACCTCTAGACGTCGCGTCCGATCTTCGCCGCGAGACCGTCCTCACGCTCGAGAAGATGGGCATCCCGGTGGAGTACAGCCACCACGAGGTCGCGCCGTCGCAGCATGAGATCGATCTGCGCTACTGCGATGCCCTCTCCATGGCGGACAACGTCATGACCTACCGGTTGGTCGTGAAGGAGATCGCGTACCAGAACGACGTGTACGCGACGTTCATGCCCAAGCCGATCCAGGGTGTGAACGGATCGGGCATGCACGTGCACCAGTCGCTGTTCGACAAGAACGGCAACGCGTTCTTCGACCCGAAGGACCCCGAGGGCTTCAACCTCTCGAAGGTCGCCAAGCACTACATCGCCGGCTTGCTGAAGTACGCGCCCGAGTTCTGCGCGGTCACGAACCAGTGGGTCAACTCCTACAAGCGGCTCGTCCCGGGCTACGAGGCTCCGGTCTACGTCTCATGGGCCCGCCGCAACCGCTCGGCGATGGTCCGCGTGCCGATGTACAAGCCGGGCAAGGAGAACGCGACGCGCATCGAACTGCGTTCGCCCGACCCCTCGTGCAACCCCTACCTGGCGTTCGCGGTCATGCTCGGCGCTGGCCTGAAGGGCATCGAGGAGCAGCTTCCGCTCATGCCTGAGGCGAGCAACAACATCTTCCACATGTCCGAGCAGGAGTTGGCGGACGCCGGCATCGGCACTCTGCCGAAGGACCTCGGAGAGGCGATCATGCTGTTCGAGGGCTCCGAGCTCATGAAGGAGGTCCTCGGCGAGCACATCCATGCGTTCTTCGTCGAGAACAAGAAGGCCGAGTGGGCGGAGTACGTCTCGATGGTCTCACCCTGGGAGACGGACAAGTACCTGTCGGTATTGTAG